The DNA window TGGACCGACCGGACGGCGATATCGCTCTCCGCGACGATATCACCGTTCGTCTTGAACCGGGTGCTGTGCGAGTCGGAATGGACGTTTGGGGCGAACTCGTCAGCGAGTCGGACCGGACGACGGAATTCCTCGACGAGGTCATACGGGACGACCTCCAGTTCCACGTTCACATCGATACTCGAAAAGGGAAGAAATCACGGTCAGCGTTGGTCTGCAGCGCTACCGGCGACGACCCCGAACGGCTGGAGTGGATCGGATTTCGATAGCCGGAACCCGCAACTCGGAGACCGCGAGGAGGAGCTTCTCTCCTCGACGGGACCGTCACAGCTCTCTATGAAGGGACGCTGTCCTGACGAAACCCAAACGAACCGTCATTGACCGGATAGTATCGCGCCCGAACGGGATAGCGTCACTCCCGAACAGCCAGGAAGTCGTGGACGAACAGAGCGACGAATGGTACCATCACGACCGTCGACAGCGCGATCGAAGTCGATGGAGCGACGACGGGGAGAAGCGCCACGCTACACACGCCCATTTGTAGGCCAGCGAGCTGCCGTCGACGACCGCTCTCCGGAAGTGCTCCCACCGCACCTCCTCGCCGACGATGTAGCCACAAGCCCCCGAGGAAGGCGGGTCGGGCGAAGCCGACGACGAGATACCACGGTGGCAACACGCCATACGAGTGACCGAGCAATCCCGCGATGAGCAGGCCGAGGCCGTCGAACTCGGTATCGAGCTTCGCCCCCAGTAGACTCTCCGTTCCGACCCGACGTGCGAGCCAGCCATCGATCCAATCGAGCGCCACTGCGACCGTATAGAGACCCCCCGGGAGCCACAGGGCGTGACCCGTCGGTTCAGGAACGACGAGGAAACCAGCGAGCGCGGCGAGCGCTCCACCTCGCATCAACGTTGCAGCGGTAGCGATACCGAGCGTGTCTCGCAATCGCTCGTCGTCCGCTCGTCGGTTTTCCGTCAAATGTCGCCCGAGGAGCCACAGCTCGTACGTCAGCACCACGGCCGTCACCAACGTCCATCGTACGCCGTGGGCCGGCGTCCACCAGCCACCGAGAACCGTATAGCCGGTCGCGGTTCCGACGACCCCAACGACTCCGACGATCCCCCACTGGCGACGAAGTCGTCCCCGCGCTATCCCGTCGAATCCATCGCTCATGAGAGCCCAAAACAAGTCGGTTAGCCCGATCAAGAGTGCCAGCTATAAAATAACTCGTTCCGAAACCTTCGGAGCACGATTCATCAGCCATCGGATGGAACGAAGTGCTATTACGGAGGCGACGGAAGCTGACGCATGTCACTAGAGTCCGGGTCACGATTCCAACGGGGTTCGATGGGGACACTGGAGTGGGTCGGAACCGCCTTGGCGGTCCTCTTGGGGGTCGTCTACCTCTTCTTGGGTGTCGGAGGGTTGCCCGGCGCTTTCGGTGTCGCGTTCTGTCTCGCGGGACTGGGATACCTCGGGGCGACCGCTCTCGCGCTCGTCGATTATCGCCGACGTCTCGTCTACGGCGTAGGGATAATGTACAATGTTCTCCTGTTCGTGCTGTATTTCCTGCTGAACGGGGTCGACGTTTCGGAGCTCGTGGGCCTCTCTGGAGTAGTCAAGCTCGCGCAGGTGGTGTTCGTTGCGCTTTTGATGATACTGATAGACCGAAGTCCATAGAGTTCTATTGTTGCAGGAGGTCTGGAGGTATGCGACTGTCCGAGCGAACGACAGCACTTCGGATCAAAAAATAGTCGAGAGGACCGATTACTCGGAGACGATCAGCGGGTTGACGATGCCGAGGACCTGGT is part of the Halococcus hamelinensis 100A6 genome and encodes:
- a CDS encoding CDP-alcohol phosphatidyltransferase family protein; amino-acid sequence: MSDGFDGIARGRLRRQWGIVGVVGVVGTATGYTVLGGWWTPAHGVRWTLVTAVVLTYELWLLGRHLTENRRADDERLRDTLGIATAATLMRGGALAALAGFLVVPEPTGHALWLPGGLYTVAVALDWIDGWLARRVGTESLLGAKLDTEFDGLGLLIAGLLGHSYGVLPPWYLVVGFARPAFLGGLWLHRRRGGAVGALPESGRRRQLAGLQMGVCSVALLPVVAPSTSIALSTVVMVPFVALFVHDFLAVRE